In one window of Clavelina lepadiformis chromosome 4, kaClaLepa1.1, whole genome shotgun sequence DNA:
- the LOC143453204 gene encoding aconitate hydratase, mitochondrial-like codes for MATITRLLQKNIPTSCTRFFHTTVSVQARAAVAMSRLESDQVIRYDRLEENISIVKKRLNRPLTLSEKILYGHLDDPHNQEIVRGESYLRLRPDRVAMQDATAQMAMLQFISSGLPKVAVPSTIHCDHLIQAQIGGEQDLARAKDINAEVYNFLQTAGAKYGVGFWKPGSGIIHQIILENYAFPGVLLIGTDSHTPNGGGLGGLCIGVGGADAVDVMADIPWELKCPKVIGVELTGELSGWSSPKDVILKVADILTVKGGTGAIVEYHGPGVDSISCTGMGTICNMGAEIGATTSVFPYNKRMKDYLVATNRQDVAGAATAMQDCLVPDKGAQYDELIKINLNELKPALNGPFTPDLYNPCSEMKENAVKNGWPLEVKVGLIGSCTNSSYEDMGRAANICKQARDKGIKAKSAFTITPGSEQVRATIERDGYAQVFRDVGGVVLANACGPCIGQWDRKDVAMGEKNTIVTSYNRNFTGRNDANPATHAFVTSPEIVTAMVFSGELGFNPEVDSLTAADGSKFKFDSPTGDELPAKGFDPGEDTYQHPPSEGGSVVVDVDPESNRLQLLEPFDVWNGKDLVDMALLIKVKGKCTTDHISMAGPWLKYRGHLDNISNNMLIGAINIENDEANKVKNVLTGEYGGVPDVARHYKANKLNWVVVGDENYGEGSSREHAALEPRHLGARAIIVKSFARIHETNLKKQGLLPLTFSDPSDYDKVRPDDKVSLKGLNEFAPGKQMECTLTHADGSSDTIWLNHTFNKTQIEWFLAGSALNRMKQSQ; via the exons ATGGCGACAATAACGAGGCTTTTGCAGAAGAATATACCA ACATCATGCACTCGTTTCTTTCATACCACCGTTTCGGTTCAAGCCCGGGCTGCAGTTGCGATGAGTCGCTTAGAAAGTGACCAGGTCATAAGATATGACAGGCTGGAAGAAAACATTTCTATTGTCAAGAAAAG ATTGAATCGTCCTTTGACATTGAGTGAAAAGATCTTGTATGGACATTTGGATGATCCCCATAATCAG GAAATTGTGCGCGGTGAAAGTTACCTGAGATTAAGACCCGATCGAGTCGCCATGCAAGACGCAACGGCACAGATGGCCATGCTCCAATTTATCAGCAGTGGATTACCAAAA GTAGCAGTGCCCAGCACAATCCACTGCGACCATCTCATTCAAGCACAGATTGGTGGAGAGCAAGATCTCGCTCGCGCCAAAGACATCAATGCCGAGGTCTACAACTTCCTTCAAACTGCCGGCGCCAAATATGGTGTTGGCTTTTGGAAACCAGGATCTGGCATTATTCATCAA ATTATCTTGGAAAATTACGCTTTTCCTGGGGTGCTCTTGATAGGAACTGACAGTCATACCCCCAATGGTGGTGGCTTAGGGGGCCTCTGTATTGGAGTAGGCGGGGCAGATGCGGTTGACGTCATGGCCGATATTCCGTGGGAGCTAAAATGTCCGAAGGTTATTGGCGTTGAGCTTACTGGAGAGTTGTCAGGCTGGTCTTCACCTAAAG ACGTCATCCTTAAAGTAGCGGACATACTGACAGTGAAAGGAGGTACGGGTGCCATCGTAGAATACCACGGTCCTGGTGTGGATTCCATATCTTGCACCGGCATGGGGACCATCTGCAACATGGGCGCTGAGATTGGTGCCACCACATCAGTGTTCCCGTACAATAAGAGGATGAAAGATTATCTGGTTGCTACAAACAGACAAG ATGTGGCCGGTGCAGCTACAGCTATGCAGGATTGTTTGGTTCCAGACAAAGGCGCTCAATACGACGAGCTCATCAAGATAAACTTAAACGAG ttaaaGCCGGCACTGAACGGTCCGTTCACTCCCGACCTCTACAACCCATGCTCCGAGATGAAAGAAAATGCGGTGAAGAACGGTTGGCCTCTTGAAGTCAAG GTTGGTTTGATCGGCAGTTGCACGAACAGCAGCTACGAGGACATGGGCAGGGCGGCCAACATATGCAAGCAAGCTCGTGATAAGGGGATCAAGGCAAA ATCTGCCTTCACAATCACACCTGGTTCAGAGCAAGTCCGCGCTACCATTGAGAGGGATGGATAT GCTCAGGTGTTTCGTGATGTTGGTGGCGTTGTTCTTGCCAATGCTTGCGGACCTTGCATCGGCCAGTGGGATCGTAAGGATGTTGCCATGGGTGAGAAAAACaccattgtgacatcatacaACCGTAATTTTACCGGTCGTAATGATGCCAACCCTGCCACTCATGCATTTGTGACATCACCGGAG ATTGTAACGGCCATGGTGTTCTCCGGTGAACTTGGATTTAACCCTGAAGTTGACTCATTAACAGCTGCCGATGGTTCAAAGTTCAAGTTCGATTCACCAACTGGTGATGAACTTCCTGCCAAG GGGTTTGACCCAGGTGAAGACACTTACCAGCACCCGCCCTCTGAAGGCGGGTCTGTTGTCGTCGATGTCGACCCCGAGTCGAACCGTCTTCAACTTCTTGAGCCATTTGATGTTTGGAACGGAAAGGACCTTGTTGATATGGCTTTGCTTATAAAG GTGAAAGGAAAGTGCACAACAGACCACATCAGCATGGCAGGACCGTGGCTTAAGTACAGGGGACATTTAGACAACATCTCCAACAATATGTTGATCGGAGCCATCAATATCGAGAACGACGAGGCAAACAAAGTGAAGAACGTTCTCACCGGAGAGTATGGCGGGGTTCCTGACGTAGCAAGGCACTACAAG GCGAACAAACTCAACTGGGTTGTGGTGGGAGACGAGAACTACGGTGAAGGCAGCAGCCGAGAGCACGCCGCCCTCGAACCTCGCCACTTGGGGGCGAGAGCAATCATTGTTAAGAGCTTTGCACGTATCCATG AAACCAACTTGAAGAAACAAGGTCTCCTTCCATTGACCTTTAGTGACCCCAGCGATTATGACAAAGTTCGACCTGATGACAAGGTTTCTCTTAAAGGCCTCAATGAATTTGCACCGGGCAAG CAAATGGAATGCACCCTTACGCACGCGGATGGTTCTAGCGACACCATCTGGCTGAACCACACCTTCAACAAAACCCAGATTGAATGGTTCCTCGCTGGTAGCGCCCTCAACCGGATGAAACAATCCCAATAA
- the LOC143453210 gene encoding integrator complex subunit 14-like: MPTVIAMDCSASMHSWSAPNKEGNVLSKLKLASECGMQILEFFAEKMKLEHLAVLSFSSDVEKLSEFSRDYAHLKLSIAKMKVRDKSLFSQLVSYLNQFVVETWGYMEPCHIIIITDGRLSWPEDITIAPSRTLFEFPGNLHILCLESTSSLTSSGCMTCLKNILEQNSGKGSITSLLKSRLNEHEVISTMKNELEKFLNDRFKIFEINLKCGSLSSQVALYPAPVADKTGEEFDDSFQIVGFLDVADVGNPPVLSRHLLSPVADKETSQNPDETKDFAGSPAMAIVLHGSLKIENKVALVKVSPNNYGVIYSWPCSKTKSNLVLSLLPPGAESVPWLGNIRQLGPSSLLPSTGKKIETPTFPVQPRKGSKRSYAQPTVAWTRPTGLQTDIQKILRSAKKLPEKSQVFYKDLNRLRRAALAFGFHELLEGISSLLERECTLLPGTAQPEAMLQLSHAARELKASVGAGYEHNLEPLKTDFKFNR; this comes from the exons ATGCCGACAGTTATTGCAATGGACTGTTCAGCGTCCATGCACAGTTGGTCCGCTCCAAACAAGGAAGGCAAcgttttgtcaaaattgaaACTGGCTTCAGAATGTGGAATGCAAATTTTAGAGTTTTTCGCCGAAAAGATGAAACTGGAACATCTGGCAGTCCTATCATTTTCATCTGATGTTGAGAAATTATCTGAGTTTAGCCGGGACTATGCTCATTTGAAATTGTCCATTGCAAAG ATGAAGGTTCGTGACAAATCTCTGTTTTCTCAACTCGTCTCCTATTTAAACCAGTTTGTCGTTGAAACTTGGGGCTACATGGAACCTTGTCATATTATCATCATCACAGACGGACGATTATCTTGGCCTGAG GACATTACGATCGCACCATCTCGAACTCTCTTTGAATTTCCGGGCAACCTTCACATTTTGTGCCTTGAAAGCACGTCTTCACTGACGTCTAGTGGATGTATGACATGCCTCAAAAACATTCTTGAACAAAACAGTG GTAAAGGATCAATAACATCTCTGTTAAAGTCACGGTTGAATGAACATGAAGTGATTTCGACCATGAAAAATGAGCTTGAAAAGTTTCTGAACGATCGTTTCAAAATCTTTGAGATCAATTTGAAATGTGGAAGCTTAAGCAGCCAG GTTGCTCTTTACCCAGCTCCAGTCGCAGACAAGACTGGAGAAGAATTTGATGATTCGTTTCAGATCGTCGGCTTCCTTGACGTTGCTGATGTGGGAAATCCCCCAGTTTTGTCAAG GCACTTGCTATCACCGGTCGCTGATAAAGAGACATCACAGAACCCTGACGAAACCAAAGACTTTGCTGGAAGCCCAGCCATGGCCATTGTCTTACATGGGAGCTTGAAAATTGAGAACAAGGTTGCTTTGGTGAAAGTTTCACCAAATAACTACGGAGTTATCTATTCCTGGCCCTGtagtaaaacaaaatcaaatctGGTTCTCTCTCTACTGCCTCCCGGTGCCGAATCTGTACCTTGGCTTGGAAATATCCGCCAACTCGGTCCTTCCTCTCTACTGCCATCTACAGGAAAAAAGATTGAAACTCCGACGTTTCCGGTGCAGCCGAGAAAGGGCTCAAAGCGAAGTTACGCGCAACCTACAGTGGCATGGACCAGGCCCACCGGACTCCAGACTGACATTCAAAAGATTTTGAGAAGCGCAAAGAAGTTACCGGAGAAGTCACAG GTTTTCTACAAGGATTTGAACAGATTAAGACGAGCTGCTCTCGCTTTCGGTTTTCATGAACTCCTGGAAGGAATTTCGTCTCTTTTGGAGCGGGAGTGCACCTTACTGCCCGGAACAGCTCAACCGGAAGCTATGCTCCAACTTTCCCACGCAGCTCGAGAACTGAAAGCGTCGGTCGGAGCCGGTTATGAACACAACCTTGAACCTTTGAAAACAGATTTCAAATTTAACCGGTAG
- the LOC143453211 gene encoding isocitrate dehydrogenase [NADP] cytoplasmic-like has translation MGKINGGTVVEMKGDEMTRIIWEIIKDKLIFPYVDLDIKCYDLSIQYRDETDDKVTVEAAEAVKKYKVGIKCATITPDENRVEEFKLKKMWKSPNGTIRNILGGTVFREAIICENIPRLVTTWKKSIVIGRHAHGDQYKATDFVVPGPGEVTIKYKADNGEVLELPVFTFKDGGGVAMAMYNTDKSIEDFAHSCLKFALQKGWPLYLSTKNTILKKYDGRFKDIFQDVYERKYKSSYKKAGIWYEHRLIDDMVAYALKSEGGFVWACKNYDGDVQSDSVAQGYGSLGMMTSVLVCPDGETVEAEAAHGTVTRHYRQHQQGKETSTNPIASIFAWTRGLLHRAKIDSNEELGKFAAALEDVCVDTIQAGFMTKDLAICVKGLANVTRSDYLNTHEFMDKLAENLALKLNKSQL, from the exons ATGGGCAAGATAAACGGTGGAACTGTTGTGGAGATGAAAGGCGACGAGATGACGAGAATAATCTGGGAAATTATCAAAGACAAGTTGATTTTTCCTTACGTAGACCTCGATATTAAGTG TTACGATTTGTCGATTCAATATCGTGACGAAACCGATGACAAGGTCACTGTAGAAGCTGCGGAAGCTGTGAAAAAGTACAAGGTCGGCATAAAGTGTGCCACAATAACTCCGGATGAGAATAGAGTTGAGGAGTTTAAGCTCAAGAAGATGTGGAAGTCACCAAATGGAACCATCAG AAACATTCTCGGTGGAACAGTTTTCCGAGAGGCGATAATTTGTGAGAATATTCCTCGCCTTGTTACAACATGGAAGAAATCGATCGTGATTGGTAGACACGCTCACGGAGACCAG TACAAAGCGACCGATTTTGTTGTTCCTGGCCCTGGGGAGGTGACGATAAAGTACAAAGCGGACAACGGCGAAGTTCTCGAGCTCCCGGTCTTTACTTTTAAAG aTGGTGGTGGTGTTGCCATGGCAATGTACAACACAGATAAGTCGATTGAAGACTTTGCTCACTCATGCTTGAAGTTTGCGCTGCAGAAGGGATGGCCGCTTTACCTCAGCACGAAGAACACGATCCTGAAGAAGTACGACGGAAGGTTCAAGGACATTTTCCAGGATGTTTACGAGAG GAAATACAAAAGCTCATACAAGAAGGCAGGGATCTGGTACGAACATCGTTTAATCGACGACATGGTTGCATATGCATTGAAGTCAGAAGGAGGCTTTGTTTGGGCGTGCAAGAATTACGACGGTGATGTCCAGTCAGACTCTGTTGCTCAAG gtTACGGTTCGCTTGGCATGATGACTAGTGTCCTCGTGTGTCCAGACGGTGAGACTGTCGAGGCCGAGGCTGCTCACGGGACGGTGACAAGACATTACAGGCAACACCAACAAGGCAAAGAAACTTCAACCAATCCTATAG CTTCAATATTTGCGTGGACAAGAGGGTTGTTGCATCGAGCAAAAATTGACTCAAATGAGGAGCTAGGGAAGTTTGCAGCCGCGCTGGAGGATGTTTGTGTGGATACCATCCAGGCCGGTTTCATGACAAAAGATCTTGCTATTTGCGTCAAGGGATTGGCCAA TGTCACTAGATCAGATTATCTGAATACGCATGAGTTCATGGACAAGCTTGCCGAGAATCTTGCTTTGAAGTTGAACAAATCTCAACTATGA
- the LOC143453212 gene encoding uncharacterized protein LOC143453212: MTETAEVFDMSLEEGTTIVIDVGDLNEIENPEEYFMEDEVNMMKDQYEMSVYVDTMHDEDEDGDDEPRRAVRKAVSSKTRYGYSKIGSNKNDPIQTCQLCDEVFDTPKLFADHVKEFHPPIVVEDQLKCPFCDYFTKVKTSIIQHMRTHTVEKPYQCEICGKAFNQRAGVQQHKRTHSDVKPFQCHICKGRYKTAGTLSAHISMKHDQKRPFTCQECGVSFGHSSNLRTHMRTHTGERPYQCTICGKKFVQHGHLTTHLRLHSGIKPFKCSFCPVTFTHAGNLRQHEITQHTKDYKHRCDICGKGFISPSDLKRHVVASHLIDDHSDQAKGYDPSVHNAEVQQDGRQKLIPPNEVVEEDDFSKQEVFEILYKCEACGGEFTDPDVLQEHMSKVHDSDDIEIPIIRTMSSTDV; encoded by the coding sequence atgactGAAACTGCCGAAGTTTTTGACATGTCTTTGGAAGAAGGAACAACAATTGTGATCGATGTTGGCGACCTCAACGAGATCGAAAATCCTGAGGAATATTTCATGGAAGACGAAGTTAATATGATGAAAGATCAGTATGAGATGTCTGTGTACGTTGACACAATGCACGACGAAGATGAAGATGGTGATGACGAACCAAGGCGggctgttcgaaaggcggtcAGCAGCAAAACACGATACGGGTACTCAAAAATCGGCTCCAACAAAAACGATCCGATCCAAACCTGTCAGCTCTGCGATGAAGTTTTCGACACCCCAAAGCTTTTCGCGGATCATGTAAAAGAATTTCATCCTCCCATTGTGGTTGAAGATCAGTTAAAATGTCCATTCTGTGATTACTTTACCAAGGTAAAGACTTCCATCATTCAGCACATGCGAACACACACTGTTGAAAAACCCTACCAGTGTGAAATATGCGGAAAAGCATTCAATCAGCGGGCCGGAGTGCAACAACATAAGCGCACTCATTCTGACGTCAAACCCTTTCAGTGCCATATCTGCAAAGGTCGTTACAAAACGGCTGGAACCTTGTCTGCCCATATAAGCATGAAGCATGATCAAAAGCGTCCATTTACTTGTCAAGAATGTGGAGTCAGTTTCGGACATTCCAGTAACCTTCGCACCCACATGCGTACCCATACTGGTGAACGTCCTTACCAATGCACGATCTGCGGCAAGAAGTTTGTCCAACACGGTCATCTGACAACTCATCTTCGACTTCATAGCGGGATAAAACCATTCAAATGTTCTTTCTGTCCGGTCACGTTCACCCACGCTGGCAATCTTCGTCAACACGAGATCACCCAACACACAAAAGATTACAAACATCGCTGTGACATTTGCGGTAAGGGCTTCATAAGCCCCAGTGATTTAAAGCGCCATGTTGTGGCCAGTCATTTGATTGATGATCATTCGGATCAAGCAAAAGGTTACGACCCGTCAGTTCATAATGCTGAAGTTCAGCAAGATGGAAGGCAAAAGTTGATTCCTCCGAATGAAGTAGTTGAAGAAGACGATTTCTCAAAGCAGGAAGTGTTCGAGATCTTATACAAATGTGAGGCGTGTGGAGGAGAATTCACAGACCCAGATGTTCTACAGGAGCATATGTCCAAGGTTCACGATTCAGATGACATTGAGATTCCGATAATTCGCACTATGTCCTCTACCGATGTCTGA
- the LOC143453218 gene encoding peptidyl-prolyl cis-trans isomerase NIMA-interacting 4-like, which produces MPKKNTGGGKSKGASKSDGDSSKKENKKSCNSVKVRHILCEKHSKSMEAMEKLKAGENFNEVAQKYSEDKARSGGDLGWMIRGSMVGPFQEAAFALPVSNLSSPNYTDPPVKTKFGYHIIMVEGRK; this is translated from the coding sequence ATGCCAAAGAAGAACACAGGTGGAGGAAAGTCTAAAGGTGCCTCGAAGAGCGATGGAGATTCCTCGAAGAAGGAAAATAAAAAGTCGTGCAACTCCGTCAAGGTTCGACACATCCTCTGCGAGAAGCATTCGAAATCCATGGAGGCGATGGAGAAGCTAAAAGCTGGAGAAAATTTTAACGAAGTTGCACAGAAGTACAGCGAGGACAAAGCCAGGTCTGGTGGGGACCTGGGTTGGATGATCAGGGGCTCGATGGTGGGGCCTTTCCAAGAAGCAGCATTCGCGCTACCCGTTAGTAATCTGTCATCACCCAACTACACGGACCCTCCGGTGAAGACAAAGTTTGGATATCACATCATCATGGTGGAGGGTAGAAAATAA
- the LOC143453214 gene encoding ethanolamine-phosphate cytidylyltransferase-like isoform X1 produces the protein MEDSTHQIKKPTRVWVDGCFDMVHFGHANLLRQAKALGDYLIVGVHSDEEVMKNKGPPVYNEEERYKLVAAIKWVDEVVENAPYCTTLETLEKYDCDFGVHGDDISITATGEDAYHIIKNAGKYREVSRTQGVSTTDIVGRMLLMTKTHHKREGEDLPDKKHVQEIQSGSSVHSPWTGVSQFLATTQKIVQFSSGKQPKSGDTIVYVSGAFDCFHIGHLKFLEKAATYGDFIIVGVHTDSEVNRYCGTNYPLMNVHERVLSVLACRYVHEVVIGAPYTISRDLIDHFKVDIVVHGNSAVVEDISGNDPYEVAKKLGKFVLIDSGSHFTTFDLVDRILEHRSSFIQRNKKKEAKELAAYESLRTAKGINGNS, from the exons ATGGAGGATAGCACGCATCAAATAAAGAAACCTACAAGAGTATGGGTGGATGGTTG TTTCGATATGGTTCACTTTGGCCACGCTAACTTATTGAGACAAGCAAAAGCGCTCGGGGATTATCTCATTGTGGGAGTTCACTCAGATG AGGAGGTCATGAAGAACAAAGGACCACCAGTGTACAATGAGGAAGAAAGATATAAACTCGTCGCTGCCATCAAGTGGGTGGATGAAGTTGTGGAGAATGCTCCGTATTGCACCACGCTCGAAACTCTTGAGAAATACGATTGTGATTTCGGAGTGCACGGCG ATGACATTTCTATAACAGCGACTGGAGAAGATGCGTATCATATTATTAAGAATGCTGGCAAGTACAG AGAGGTGAGTCGAACACAAGGTGTCTCCACAACCGATATTGTTGGACG GATGCTTTTAATGACAAAAACCCATCACAAGCGCGAG GGTGAAGACTTACCGGACAAGAAGCATGTACAGGAAATACAATCG GGCTCAAGTGTGCACAGTCCATGGACTGGAGTTTCCCAGTTTCTAGCAACGACCCAGAAAATTGTTCAATTCTCGAGCGGAAAACAACCAAAG TCGGGAGATACGATTGTTTACGTTTCCGGCGCCTTTGACTGCTTTC ACATCGGCCACTTGAAGTTTCTTGAAAAAGCAGCAACTTACGGTGATTTTATCATCGTTGGAGTCCACACCGACAGT GAGGTGAATAGATACTGCGGCACCAACTACCCTTTGATGAACGTACATGAGAGAGTCCTCAGTGTGCTCGCTTGCCGG TACGTTCATGAAGTTGTGATTGGTGCGCCTTACACCATATCACGTGACCTCATCGACCATTTTAAG GTTGACATCGTTGTCCACGGCAACTCGGCAGTCGTTGAGGACATAAGCGGGAATGATCCATACGAAGTTGCAAAAAAACTCG GGAAATTTGTCTTGATTGACAGTGGCAGCCATTTCACGACCTTTGACCTCGTAGATCGCATCCTCGAGCACAG GTCCAGCTTTATTCAgagaaacaagaaaaaagaagCGAAAGAACTCGCTGCGTATGAAAGCCTGAGAACAGCCAAAGGAATCAATGGAAACTCTTAG
- the LOC143453214 gene encoding ethanolamine-phosphate cytidylyltransferase-like isoform X2 — protein MVHFGHANLLRQAKALGDYLIVGVHSDEEVMKNKGPPVYNEEERYKLVAAIKWVDEVVENAPYCTTLETLEKYDCDFGVHGDDISITATGEDAYHIIKNAGKYREVSRTQGVSTTDIVGRMLLMTKTHHKREGEDLPDKKHVQEIQSGSSVHSPWTGVSQFLATTQKIVQFSSGKQPKSGDTIVYVSGAFDCFHIGHLKFLEKAATYGDFIIVGVHTDSEVNRYCGTNYPLMNVHERVLSVLACRYVHEVVIGAPYTISRDLIDHFKVDIVVHGNSAVVEDISGNDPYEVAKKLGKFVLIDSGSHFTTFDLVDRILEHRSSFIQRNKKKEAKELAAYESLRTAKGINGNS, from the exons ATGGTTCACTTTGGCCACGCTAACTTATTGAGACAAGCAAAAGCGCTCGGGGATTATCTCATTGTGGGAGTTCACTCAGATG AGGAGGTCATGAAGAACAAAGGACCACCAGTGTACAATGAGGAAGAAAGATATAAACTCGTCGCTGCCATCAAGTGGGTGGATGAAGTTGTGGAGAATGCTCCGTATTGCACCACGCTCGAAACTCTTGAGAAATACGATTGTGATTTCGGAGTGCACGGCG ATGACATTTCTATAACAGCGACTGGAGAAGATGCGTATCATATTATTAAGAATGCTGGCAAGTACAG AGAGGTGAGTCGAACACAAGGTGTCTCCACAACCGATATTGTTGGACG GATGCTTTTAATGACAAAAACCCATCACAAGCGCGAG GGTGAAGACTTACCGGACAAGAAGCATGTACAGGAAATACAATCG GGCTCAAGTGTGCACAGTCCATGGACTGGAGTTTCCCAGTTTCTAGCAACGACCCAGAAAATTGTTCAATTCTCGAGCGGAAAACAACCAAAG TCGGGAGATACGATTGTTTACGTTTCCGGCGCCTTTGACTGCTTTC ACATCGGCCACTTGAAGTTTCTTGAAAAAGCAGCAACTTACGGTGATTTTATCATCGTTGGAGTCCACACCGACAGT GAGGTGAATAGATACTGCGGCACCAACTACCCTTTGATGAACGTACATGAGAGAGTCCTCAGTGTGCTCGCTTGCCGG TACGTTCATGAAGTTGTGATTGGTGCGCCTTACACCATATCACGTGACCTCATCGACCATTTTAAG GTTGACATCGTTGTCCACGGCAACTCGGCAGTCGTTGAGGACATAAGCGGGAATGATCCATACGAAGTTGCAAAAAAACTCG GGAAATTTGTCTTGATTGACAGTGGCAGCCATTTCACGACCTTTGACCTCGTAGATCGCATCCTCGAGCACAG GTCCAGCTTTATTCAgagaaacaagaaaaaagaagCGAAAGAACTCGCTGCGTATGAAAGCCTGAGAACAGCCAAAGGAATCAATGGAAACTCTTAG